A genomic region of Parcubacteria group bacterium contains the following coding sequences:
- a CDS encoding cation-translocating P-type ATPase: MEKKIYNLSPEEALEKFNSGFSGISKEEAKLRRKTCGLNLLKNSDKFKWLKILGGQFNDALIWILLVASLLAFLFGEQRDVTIILTIVLINAGIGFFQEFKAEKIIDKIKKFSSDKAIVLRDGKKEEVDSKFIVPGDVICVSAGDSIAADGYILESFSLKINSFVFTGESKPKSKKSGIIGEKDIPVSNVDNMLFSGESVAVGEAAFLVTGIGKDTELGKIATLTTKVKDLPTPLQNKMRSLGRIITVLSVFIGIMVMIAGQYFHMSLYKNFLFALALAVSVVPEGLPAAISVALSLGMKNLLKKNVLAKRLSAVETLGSVGIICTDKTGTITRNELTVTRIVIDEKVIDVSGNGYEPKGDFYIGSQKINPLEMKNLELIFRIGTLCNNASLQKNENGYAIIGDPTEGAIIVAGKKYNNQEGFFEKDEKRITENPFSSERMMMSEVYKNSNVVSYVKGSPDVVLDLCDKISINGKTAKITEENKKEIRKKYNEMSGEALRVLAFAYKDLSDMEKEDYNSESAFAKAIADKSEQKLIWVGMMGMIDSPRAGVSEAIQRCVNMGIRVMMITGDYEVTAEAIAKKAGIVQEGEEYEVISGKKLMVMSDEEIYAKTKKKKIIFARIAPEQKLQIASILKSKGEIVAMTGDGVNDAPALKKADIGVAMGIMGTDVSKEASDMILLDDNFSSIVNGITEGRTIFRNLKKFVHYILTSNASELFTVVIGVIMQIPSPITAIQILAVDLGTDIFPSFSLSMEPDEPGISRKKKKENVINFKGFRRIVYIGIIMALGAVVAFLLSMMRGGWSFGKEIAEGALYAKSTSAAYAVLSMSQMANLLQSRSESLSVFKLGFFKNKFAIFSIFISLGILLSFMYLPFFQKYLGMVPIGWQDWTVVAISAVAVFLFEEARKGESK, translated from the coding sequence ATGGAAAAAAAGATATACAACTTAAGTCCCGAAGAAGCGCTGGAGAAATTTAACTCCGGTTTCTCGGGAATTTCCAAGGAAGAAGCGAAATTGCGGAGGAAAACGTGCGGATTAAATTTGCTGAAAAATTCAGACAAGTTTAAATGGCTGAAAATTCTAGGAGGACAATTTAATGATGCTTTGATTTGGATTCTTCTGGTTGCTTCTCTTCTGGCTTTTCTTTTTGGAGAGCAGAGAGATGTAACAATAATTCTAACTATTGTACTGATCAATGCGGGAATCGGTTTTTTTCAGGAATTCAAGGCGGAAAAGATCATCGATAAGATAAAAAAATTTTCTTCTGACAAGGCAATAGTACTTCGCGACGGAAAGAAAGAAGAGGTTGATTCAAAATTTATCGTTCCGGGAGATGTGATCTGCGTTTCGGCTGGAGACAGCATTGCGGCAGATGGGTATATTTTGGAAAGTTTCAGCCTGAAAATAAATAGTTTTGTTTTTACCGGAGAGTCAAAACCAAAATCAAAAAAATCAGGAATAATTGGCGAAAAAGATATTCCTGTCTCTAATGTGGATAATATGCTTTTTTCCGGGGAAAGCGTGGCAGTAGGGGAGGCGGCATTTTTGGTTACGGGAATAGGAAAAGATACTGAGCTGGGAAAAATAGCAACTCTTACTACAAAAGTAAAAGATTTGCCTACTCCGCTTCAAAATAAAATGCGAAGCTTGGGGAGAATTATAACTGTTCTTTCTGTTTTTATCGGAATAATGGTAATGATTGCCGGACAATATTTTCATATGTCGCTTTACAAAAATTTTCTTTTTGCGCTGGCTCTCGCAGTTTCGGTGGTTCCAGAAGGACTTCCGGCGGCTATTTCTGTGGCGTTGTCTCTTGGTATGAAGAATCTTCTTAAAAAAAATGTTTTGGCCAAAAGGCTAAGCGCTGTTGAAACGCTTGGTTCAGTTGGAATAATCTGCACAGATAAGACTGGAACCATAACGCGGAACGAATTAACTGTAACCAGGATAGTAATCGATGAAAAGGTGATTGACGTTAGCGGAAATGGATACGAACCGAAAGGCGATTTCTATATTGGCAGTCAGAAAATCAATCCTCTCGAAATGAAAAATCTGGAATTAATTTTCAGGATTGGAACTCTTTGCAATAATGCATCGCTTCAAAAAAATGAAAACGGGTATGCGATAATTGGCGATCCGACTGAAGGAGCGATTATTGTAGCGGGAAAAAAATACAACAATCAAGAAGGATTTTTTGAAAAAGATGAGAAAAGAATTACCGAGAATCCATTTTCTTCAGAGAGAATGATGATGAGTGAGGTGTATAAAAATAGCAATGTGGTTTCCTACGTCAAAGGATCTCCGGATGTTGTTTTGGATCTTTGCGATAAAATATCAATCAATGGAAAAACAGCGAAAATTACGGAAGAAAATAAAAAAGAAATCAGAAAAAAATACAACGAGATGTCTGGCGAAGCGCTTCGAGTGCTGGCGTTTGCTTATAAGGACTTAAGTGATATGGAAAAGGAAGATTATAATAGCGAATCGGCCTTCGCTAAAGCTATAGCGGACAAGTCTGAGCAAAAATTGATCTGGGTTGGAATGATGGGGATGATAGATTCGCCTCGAGCTGGAGTTTCTGAAGCAATTCAAAGATGCGTTAATATGGGAATAAGGGTTATGATGATAACCGGAGATTACGAAGTAACTGCAGAAGCGATTGCCAAGAAAGCTGGCATTGTTCAGGAAGGAGAAGAATATGAAGTGATTTCTGGGAAAAAGCTGATGGTAATGAGCGACGAAGAAATTTATGCCAAAACGAAAAAGAAAAAAATAATTTTTGCGCGGATCGCTCCGGAGCAAAAACTGCAAATCGCTTCAATTTTGAAAAGCAAAGGAGAGATTGTAGCGATGACTGGAGATGGAGTGAATGACGCTCCGGCTCTCAAAAAAGCAGATATCGGAGTGGCGATGGGAATTATGGGAACAGATGTTTCCAAGGAAGCTTCTGATATGATCCTTTTGGATGACAACTTCTCTTCTATTGTGAATGGCATAACTGAAGGAAGAACGATATTTCGAAATCTCAAAAAATTTGTCCATTATATCCTTACGTCTAACGCTAGCGAGCTTTTTACGGTGGTCATCGGCGTGATTATGCAAATCCCTTCTCCAATAACGGCTATCCAAATTTTAGCCGTTGATCTGGGAACTGACATTTTTCCTTCATTCTCTTTGAGCATGGAACCGGATGAGCCGGGGATTTCGAGAAAGAAAAAGAAAGAGAACGTGATAAATTTCAAGGGATTCCGGAGAATCGTCTATATTGGAATTATTATGGCGTTGGGGGCGGTGGTAGCTTTCCTTTTGTCAATGATGCGCGGAGGCTGGAGTTTTGGAAAAGAAATAGCAGAAGGAGCTCTTTACGCCAAATCAACCTCAGCTGCCTACGCAGTACTTTCTATGTCTCAGATGGCGAATTTGCTTCAGTCCAGAAGCGAATCTCTTTCCGTTTTCAAGCTAGGATTTTTCAAAAATAAGTTTGCGATTTTTTCAATTTTCATTTCTTTGGGAATTTTGCTATCCTTTATGTATCTTCCATTTTTCCAGAAATATCTCGGAATGGTTCCGATTGGATGGCAGGATTGGACGGTGGTCGCAATTTCAGCCGTAGCGGTATTTTTGTTTGAAGAGGCTAGGAAAGGAGAAAGCAAATAA
- the murB gene encoding UDP-N-acetylmuramate dehydrogenase → MLNIQKNVKLADHSTFKIGGPAKEFVFVESEEDLIGAINYAKNNNLKLFILGGGSNVLFDDRGFNGLAIQMRNVKYEIGDNIIECGAGLLLSNAVNIARENNLSGFEWAVGIPGTIGGAVRGNAGAFGKTIADFVIEVKSYDVSNQKIVNYHPGDCDFNYRESIFKQNNGLIILSAKIRLKNGDKDKIQAKIDKILKKRSEKQPKSWFGNAGSFFMNPVVADKDLINKFEKETGSKIVGNRISAGWLIEEAQLKGKKIGNISVSNINANFLVNNGGGTMEEVLTVSGIIKQKVKVRFGIDLKEEIRIIYY, encoded by the coding sequence ATGCTTAATATTCAAAAAAACGTAAAACTTGCAGATCACTCAACTTTCAAAATCGGCGGACCGGCGAAAGAATTTGTCTTTGTTGAAAGCGAAGAAGATTTAATAGGGGCTATTAATTACGCAAAAAATAACAATCTCAAGCTTTTTATCTTAGGCGGAGGAAGTAATGTTTTATTTGATGACAGGGGCTTTAACGGATTAGCAATCCAAATGCGAAATGTCAAATATGAAATAGGAGATAATATTATCGAGTGCGGAGCGGGATTATTATTATCTAACGCAGTTAATATTGCAAGAGAAAATAATTTATCCGGATTCGAATGGGCAGTTGGAATTCCGGGGACGATCGGCGGAGCAGTGCGGGGGAATGCGGGAGCCTTTGGAAAAACCATAGCGGATTTTGTGATAGAAGTGAAATCTTACGATGTCTCTAATCAAAAAATTGTAAATTATCATCCTGGAGATTGCGATTTTAATTATCGTGAGAGTATATTCAAGCAAAATAATGGCTTAATCATACTTTCGGCCAAGATTAGGCTAAAAAATGGAGATAAAGATAAAATTCAGGCCAAAATTGATAAAATATTAAAAAAACGATCCGAAAAACAGCCAAAAAGCTGGTTTGGAAATGCAGGAAGCTTTTTTATGAATCCAGTGGTTGCAGATAAGGATTTAATAAATAAATTTGAAAAAGAAACCGGAAGCAAAATCGTCGGAAACAGGATTTCAGCCGGATGGCTGATCGAAGAAGCTCAACTTAAGGGGAAAAAAATTGGCAATATTTCCGTCAGCAATATTAATGCAAACTTTTTAGTGAACAACGGGGGTGGAACAATGGAAGAAGTCTTGACAGTTTCTGGTATTATTAAGCAGAAGGTCAAGGTCAGATTCGGGATAGATTTAAAAGAAGAAATAAGAATTATTTATTATTAA